In Rhizobium sp. WSM4643, the following are encoded in one genomic region:
- a CDS encoding TraR/DksA family transcriptional regulator has protein sequence MNKSSVQTVLQTMKEDLVRRLGAIDADLCVALEKDSEERATQVENDEVLREMQAEGRDQIAAIDAAIDRLNDGTYGRCVKCHHPIGKERLTAVPYTPFCIDCAKSFR, from the coding sequence ATGAACAAAAGCTCGGTACAGACGGTGTTGCAGACGATGAAGGAGGATCTTGTCCGTCGTCTCGGAGCGATCGATGCGGACCTCTGCGTGGCGCTCGAGAAGGACAGCGAGGAGCGCGCGACCCAGGTTGAGAACGACGAAGTTCTCCGCGAGATGCAAGCCGAGGGGCGCGACCAGATTGCGGCCATCGACGCGGCTATCGACCGGCTGAACGATGGCACATATGGGCGATGCGTCAAATGCCATCATCCGATCGGCAAGGAGCGGCTAACTGCGGTTCCCTATACGCCGTTCTGCATCGATTGCGCAAAGTCGTTTCGCTGA
- a CDS encoding universal stress protein, whose translation MKAQFHLPLSTYPDPSSFTVIDNAIDLARQNDADLVASIPQVRIPQVHQPFPTFIDVDTWREQAERYSRDSGTSLREHVADAISETGFEVRIHGFKVREPFVYERFSEIAKCYDLSIVEASELSRQLSETLLFGSGRPLVLFPATRVYSRVDTIAVAWDGSATAARALSCARVLIERAIKVQVISITDDKEIDKANRALLISSLKHAGLDVDDVAIQAGGETATAAIQSAALERKADLLVAGGFGHSRLREFILGGVTRELLAKAELPVLLAH comes from the coding sequence ATGAAGGCGCAGTTCCATCTTCCGTTATCGACCTATCCCGACCCGAGTTCCTTCACCGTCATCGACAACGCGATCGACCTCGCTCGGCAGAACGACGCCGATCTCGTCGCCAGCATCCCGCAAGTCCGGATCCCCCAGGTCCATCAGCCCTTTCCCACTTTTATCGATGTCGACACATGGCGGGAACAAGCAGAGCGGTATAGCCGGGACAGCGGGACTTCGCTGCGGGAACACGTCGCCGACGCTATTTCGGAAACTGGCTTCGAGGTGCGAATCCACGGATTCAAGGTCAGGGAACCGTTCGTCTATGAACGCTTTTCTGAAATTGCCAAGTGCTACGACCTTTCCATCGTCGAAGCCTCGGAGCTCTCCCGACAGCTCTCCGAAACGCTGCTATTCGGAAGCGGCCGTCCGCTCGTGCTATTTCCAGCCACCAGGGTCTACTCTCGTGTGGACACGATCGCCGTCGCCTGGGACGGCAGCGCCACTGCAGCGCGCGCCCTTTCCTGCGCACGGGTCCTCATCGAACGCGCGATCAAGGTGCAGGTCATCTCGATCACCGACGACAAGGAGATCGACAAGGCGAACCGCGCCCTCTTGATCTCCTCTTTGAAGCACGCAGGATTGGACGTGGACGACGTTGCGATCCAGGCAGGCGGCGAGACCGCGACCGCCGCCATTCAATCGGCGGCGCTGGAACGAAAGGCAGACCTCCTCGTCGCGGGCGGGTTCGGCCATTCCCGGCTTCGTGAGTTCATCCTCGGCGGCGTCACTCGCGAACTGCTCGCCAAGGCCGAGCTGCCGGTGCTTCTCGCCCATTAG
- a CDS encoding heavy metal translocating P-type ATPase, with protein sequence MVTAAVWRAGRWTYPQARLSRLRNGSSRSGFLVLSSLLALAAALAFHLTDYGLGYRLILVGCTSLILLSLCTEMARKLRKEEYGLDLIAALAMGSSLWFGEYLAGAIVGLMYSGGQFLEAYAHRRADERMSALLAQVPRTALRLAGTGFDEIPIETVAVGDVLLIRKGDVIPADGTLVGEVATIDQAVLTGEPFPVRIARDGKISSGATNEGDAIEIRVLSRAEDSTYAGIVRLVEASRRSKAKLMRLADRFSVWFLFATVAIAGGSAFMSGDLSRIVAVLVVATPCPLILAVPVALAAGTSKAAKEGVLVKGAGPLDALAQATVAVFDKTGTLTAGQPEVGHIEGPQHPDRILRLAASLDQASGHVVGRALVDEAHKRGLVLSRPSEVTETAGSGISGIVDGVHVGVGGDTYFGEAPPSGPNGSGSAMRIKVLFDGTPAGTITLEDRLRKDAVQLVSQLRASGISRIVLASGDELAIATAIARSLGLDDVAARLAPADKVAVIEKERVHGKVLMVGDGVNDAPALAAADVGIAVGVENLAAAAEAADIVLVRDDLTRIATAIGIARRSRKIAVQSIYAGIGLSLLAMGFAGAGYLPPVGGALLQEAIDVAVILNALRAL encoded by the coding sequence GTGGTTACAGCGGCGGTTTGGAGGGCGGGCAGGTGGACGTACCCTCAAGCCAGGCTCTCGCGACTGAGGAACGGGAGCTCCCGGTCGGGCTTTCTGGTGCTGTCGTCGCTCCTTGCGCTTGCGGCTGCACTCGCTTTTCATCTCACGGATTACGGCCTTGGATATCGATTAATCCTGGTAGGCTGCACCAGCTTGATCCTGCTGTCTCTTTGTACCGAGATGGCCAGGAAGCTGCGGAAAGAGGAATATGGCCTGGACCTGATTGCGGCCTTGGCCATGGGCTCCTCCTTATGGTTCGGCGAATATCTTGCTGGAGCGATCGTCGGTCTCATGTATTCCGGCGGTCAGTTTCTGGAGGCATACGCACATCGTCGCGCCGACGAGCGCATGTCGGCCTTGCTGGCGCAAGTGCCGCGGACGGCCCTGCGGCTTGCCGGAACCGGTTTCGACGAAATTCCGATCGAGACGGTCGCGGTCGGCGACGTGCTCCTGATACGCAAGGGTGACGTCATACCGGCCGACGGGACTCTCGTTGGCGAAGTCGCGACGATCGACCAGGCGGTGCTGACCGGAGAGCCTTTCCCGGTGCGCATCGCCAGGGATGGCAAAATTTCGAGCGGCGCCACGAACGAGGGGGACGCGATCGAAATTCGCGTTCTGAGCCGCGCCGAGGACAGCACCTATGCCGGCATAGTCAGGCTCGTGGAAGCATCGAGGCGCTCCAAGGCGAAGCTGATGCGCCTGGCCGACCGGTTCTCGGTCTGGTTCCTATTCGCCACGGTGGCGATTGCAGGAGGCTCGGCATTCATGTCCGGAGACCTTTCAAGGATCGTGGCCGTGCTGGTCGTCGCCACCCCCTGTCCGTTGATCCTTGCCGTACCCGTCGCGCTTGCGGCCGGCACTTCAAAAGCTGCCAAGGAGGGCGTTCTGGTGAAGGGCGCGGGACCTCTCGATGCTCTCGCCCAGGCCACCGTGGCGGTGTTCGACAAGACTGGGACGCTCACCGCGGGACAGCCGGAAGTTGGCCACATCGAAGGACCGCAACACCCCGACAGGATCCTGCGGCTCGCCGCCTCGCTGGACCAGGCGTCGGGGCATGTGGTCGGACGCGCGCTGGTGGACGAGGCGCATAAACGTGGGTTGGTACTGAGTCGCCCATCGGAGGTGACCGAGACCGCCGGATCCGGAATCTCCGGGATTGTCGATGGCGTGCATGTGGGCGTCGGAGGAGACACGTATTTCGGAGAAGCTCCGCCGTCCGGGCCGAACGGATCAGGCAGTGCAATGCGTATAAAGGTGCTGTTTGACGGCACGCCGGCTGGCACGATCACGCTCGAGGACCGGCTTCGCAAAGACGCTGTCCAACTCGTCAGCCAGCTCAGGGCATCAGGGATCTCTCGAATAGTCCTGGCTTCCGGCGACGAACTGGCTATCGCGACAGCCATAGCTCGCTCGCTTGGCTTGGACGACGTCGCGGCGAGGCTCGCTCCCGCAGACAAAGTCGCAGTCATCGAAAAGGAACGCGTCCACGGGAAAGTGCTGATGGTCGGCGACGGCGTGAACGACGCGCCAGCGCTGGCGGCAGCCGACGTCGGAATCGCGGTCGGCGTCGAGAACCTTGCGGCGGCCGCGGAGGCCGCCGATATCGTGCTCGTCCGGGACGACCTCACCAGGATAGCGACGGCGATCGGCATCGCGCGTCGTTCCCGCAAGATCGCGGTTCAAAGCATCTATGCCGGCATAGGTCTCTCGCTCCTCGCGATGGGGTTCGCGGGAGCGGGATACCTTCCGCCGGTCGGCGGCGCATTGCTTCAGGAGGCCATCGACGTGGCGGTCATTCTCAACGCCCTTCGCGCCCTCTAA
- a CDS encoding pyridoxamine 5'-phosphate oxidase family protein, with amino-acid sequence MTIKLTEINPGECYRILENERFGHLACCKDGQPYVAAIYFAFSGGVAYSFTMPGKKLDWMRGNDKICLHVEQRSSAGGWTSIVVEGRFEEFPDSDARRSERLHAWSLLQKYSDWWEIGSMKPNEIPMPDGSPHVFYGIAVTAVSGRSAVRTE; translated from the coding sequence ATGACGATCAAGCTGACGGAGATCAACCCCGGTGAGTGCTACCGAATCCTTGAGAACGAACGCTTCGGTCATCTCGCCTGCTGCAAGGATGGGCAGCCTTACGTGGCGGCGATCTATTTCGCCTTTTCCGGCGGCGTCGCCTATAGCTTCACCATGCCCGGCAAGAAGCTCGACTGGATGCGGGGAAACGACAAGATCTGCCTTCACGTCGAGCAGCGTTCGAGCGCCGGCGGGTGGACGAGCATCGTCGTCGAAGGCAGGTTCGAGGAGTTTCCGGACAGCGATGCGCGACGAAGCGAAAGGCTCCATGCGTGGTCGCTTCTCCAAAAGTATTCGGACTGGTGGGAGATCGGCTCTATGAAGCCCAACGAGATCCCGATGCCCGATGGTTCTCCTCACGTCTTCTACGGCATTGCCGTCACAGCCGTGTCGGGACGCAGCGCGGTCAGAACGGAATGA
- a CDS encoding universal stress protein, translating to MLQLIETARAQLAHNGSLHLVHAVEGLPSSASPDDWAIEVMAAAETRLSEALRSTDTPASIHVRAGNPSQIIVAIAKVTAADLVVIASHRDDVLDRVFGSVVDHVVQRAPCSVLVLRTTR from the coding sequence ATGCTCCAGCTTATCGAAACGGCCCGCGCGCAGCTCGCGCACAACGGAAGCCTCCACCTCGTTCACGCGGTGGAGGGCCTACCCTCGTCCGCCTCGCCGGACGATTGGGCGATCGAGGTGATGGCCGCCGCTGAGACCAGACTTTCGGAAGCCCTGCGGTCGACCGACACTCCTGCTTCTATACACGTCCGGGCGGGGAACCCGTCTCAGATCATCGTGGCCATCGCGAAGGTGACCGCCGCCGATCTCGTCGTGATTGCCTCTCACCGGGACGACGTGCTCGACCGGGTCTTTGGCTCGGTCGTGGATCACGTCGTGCAGCGCGCACCATGCTCCGTGCTCGTCTTGCGAACGACCCGGTGA